TCTGTGATGCGTACTACGATTCTTCAAACGAAATCTTAATGTCGAGTGACTTCAATCCGCAAAGCCATgcttagatttaggtttttatGATTTTCGTACTCAACGTCGGCTGTTGGAGAAGCTATGGAGTAATGTATGGGAATAAAATATTAGCTCATGATTCATGTTGTTTTGATTGGCTGGATTTTTACGAAAAAGATTGAAACTCACATTAGAGGACATGGGATGATCATGTTAGGGTTTTAGATTTGCGACTTTGCTGATGCAGAATGTCTccttttccaaatttttattttggtcaTATGTATGGGAATCCGTGACTATCGAGGGCTTAAATAAAGGGAAGCCATCCTGTTTAGACtctaaagcaagaaaaatgaCCATGTAGAATAGGGGTAATGGCTTCGATTTGCTACTGGTGGCCTGCTAGATCTCAAGGCTAAtgtggttttttgttttgtaagtTGAACGTTagtatttcttcaaaatttagTTTGTCTCGCGGCTGATATCTGGATGCTAATCATAACCAATAGACTTCTTTTACCAAGTTGATGATTTggtttacatatttttataagctTTCCTTGGTATAGAGAATTTGATTTAGATgcctttttctttattaaatttgtagaaattaatcaaacagTCTGGAAAAGTGAATGAAATGTATAAAGTTAAATTCCCTGTAGTCTCttgataaataagaaataaatttgtTAAAGTTAAACTTCCTTGCAAAAATTTTGACCACGGATAATTTCAAAAAGCATGGATTATTTGTTGTAAATTGGTGCTTAATGTGTAAGAAAGATGGCGAATTTGTTGACCATTTATCCTTCATTGTGAAGTGGCTAAGGCCCTGTTTGGATACTTAGAATATTTCAGtatatctgtgaatagtagtaaaatagtttgagttaagatgttttattgagttttgggaaatgagcgagaaaaagtttaataaaattttaataaagttaaaaaattattttaatataatttttgttttgtaagtTGAAAACGTTGTATTGTTTTTAGTGTTTTATTTGAGAGCTtgggaaaattgtaataattagatgaaaaagttaaagagttgaaattgaaaagtgttctgtgattgagtgatatttggaaaggaaatatttgagaattaCTTGAGAATAATTGAGTTGTCAAACATTTGTagactttgtgggatgagatttttggtaggGCGGGTATTGTTTGGATGATGCCTGAGCAAGTGGTGGATCTTCTAGCATGTTGACTTTTAAGGGGATTTGTTGCATTGCTGCCATATGGAAGATGGTCATGTTTGATTTGGTGCTTATGGTTGGAAAGGAATGGGCGGTGCTTTAAAGATAGAGGATGCACAATGGGAGAACATAGAGTTTTTCTGTAGTACTTTGTGTATTGAATGGAGATAATCTTCATGATTTGCTTTTAGCTTATTCTAGTTCTTAGCTTGTGTCTAGGTGTTTTCCCGtgtacttcctgtgtacttgagcGATGCCTTTTTACatgtcaataaaatttcttattacttataaaaaaaataaataaattaggtgGGAGCAAAAACACCTTGGAATTGCTAACATTTTGCTCCACTGTTGTATTTCTGATCTCTGATCTGTTAGTACTTGTTAATTGTTCAATTACATAGGCGGCCTTGCTAGTCTCCAATTAAACtggttgatttttttctttggaatgTTTTCCTATATGATTGCTTGGAACAATAATAAACAAACTAGGACCTTGAGTCTTGTTACAGATGATGGTTTAAATCTTATGATTTTTGCTTCTTGCCCACTGGCAATCTATTAGACTTGAGCTGTTTTTCAGGATTTGATATGTTAAACATCCTTTATTGAAATGAATGAGCTCCTGATCTGTTGCAAATTTGTCTGACAGGAAGACACGTGGTATGGGAGCTGGTCGCAAGCTGAAGTCCCACCGTAGGCGGCAAAGGTGGGCTGACAAGTCTTACAAAAAGTCCCACCTTGGAAATGAATGGAAGAAGCCATTTGCTGGGTCTTCCCATGCAAAAGGCATTGTCCTTGAGAAGATGTAAGACTATTTAGTCATTTTTTCCATTCACTCGTGCATAATTGATCATTTAGTTTCCTAGTAATTATGAGTGATTGAATATATGTTTGAAAGTTGAGCATTTGCTAACTTCTCCATACGGATTTCTGGGATGTTCAGAGGTATCGAGGCCAAGCAGCCAAACTCTGCTATCAGGAAATGTGCCAGAGTCCAACTGATCAAAAATGGGAAGAAGATTGCTGCATTTGTCCCCAACGATGGTTGCTTGAACTACATTGAAGAAAATGTGAGTATTCTTGACCTCAAGTAACGCATGGTCTCATCTTCAATGCCTTCCTGCTTATGTTTGACCACGATTACATGATATTTGTATGTAGGATGAGGTGTTGATTGCCGGATTTGGTCGAAAGGGTCATGCTGTCGGTGATATTCCCGGTGTTAGGTTCAAAGTCGTGAAGGTTTCAGGTGTCTCCCTCCTGGCTCTATTCAAGGAGAAAAAGGAGAAGCCTAGGTCCTAAGCTTGTTGGGAATGGCAGCgtatttttgtgttttgcatGGATTTTTCAAAGAATCGAGCTGTTTCAACCTTTTATCAACTAGATTTTGTtgacttatttttattaatcttaaGTAATTTTTGGGTAATTAAATCTTGAGTTATTACaacgaattttcttttttgattcaAGAAATCCTTTTGGGACTTGTGAATGTCCTTGCCCCTCTTTTTCCTGAATATTACTCACCAAAACCAACACATATGCAAGCGAAATTAATTTGAGAAtagaaaacaatttttttccttttattaagtTTAGAATGCTTGGTTCGCTCATCCGAATCCTTTAAATCCTCCGCCTACACTGTGCGACTGTCTGCTACGTATTAATGTCTGAAGATCCAAACCATTCGTTACCATTTGGAACAATGAGAATGGGTCTGttctaaataaaaagtaaaaaatacagGCTTGTAACCATGCGAgcgaattaaataaaaaaagaaaatgtagaGGTTTGTTAATCATCAATGAGAAtataaaaacaaggaaaaaaccACAATAATATAAACAGGAAAAGACgttatgataataataataattgagagtataatattattactaataataataacaatgataataatagtaataataataatgtgaaTGATGATAATACCAATAATAATACTCGTAAAATAGGCGATAATAATAATGACGATTATAAGCATAGTAATAACATGAATgctaacaatattaataatggCAATAATAATAAGAGCAAAGATAAGAATAATTATGGTGATGagaattataatgatgataatcATCTTAGTAATAATTGGCAtgctaataatattaataataatagtagtgatattattattaatagacgctaccaataataataataattaaaaataaaataaaacaacaacatAGTAACTAGGGGTGCTACGGCTACTTGGGGGAAGATTGGCACTCACGTCGTCCCGTCCAACTTCAATgcacgaagagagagagagagagagagatgcccaGGCGAAGGCAAGAGGGAGAGTCCAAGAGACTAAGTGGCGACAGTGAGATTGTAAGACACCAACGACTGCAAGAGGATGAAATCAAGAGGACAAAGAGAGGAAAGACAACTGCGGTCCCCCGGGGGGGAGGGGTGAGAGGTTAAATTctaacttaaaacaaaaagacGCAAAGAGTTTTTAACTCTTCCAAACGGtctcgttttaaaaaaaaaaaaaattatattttttaaaatagtgatataatatatatttatatacacacacgGGCGAAGTAGATTGTTGAGAATCGGGTGAGGCCAATGCCCAGCCCGACACCCGCCCCCAACCATTCTTCATGGGCATCCACCAGCCTAATACGGTTCTAAGAgcaataacaataacaataataatattattgatgattgttgtccagatgactaatatAAAAGGGGAGgtaaattgagttatatttaaaaaattaacaattataaatcaaatacacaatataaaatataaataaaataaaaaatagtaataaatataaagagtaagggtaagagagaagcaaactcagtatattaacgagATTCGACCCTAccgcctacgtcctcgccttaaGCTACCCTTGAAGATCTCCAAATTTACTATCCAACCTCATTTAGGTAGatatagaaacttattacacatttgaacaacactgctacaaaagatccgtatagaacaccctctacacttgcaattactttacacgtggtgattcaactatttcctgtgtagaacactttctatatgcacaagggttatacacaccattttactgatataagAGCTTATAGTGGATAAGTTATTaaaaaacacttctcaataagtaaaataagaacaatacaatatatactatatatctctcaaaatgaataaggtttAAGGCTCAaagtttagagaagagagaatgaaaactttgaatgaatattgtatgctcttggtgttgtaaatgtgaagttattaaatgatctatttataggcatatgagacttcatattcaaatttaaaaaaattcacatgtcaaaaacaacatcattcactttttaaaaatttcaaacctaatttttttactttttgcaaatgacaaaagaagcatactttatttttcaaaattttcaaacaaaattatctaccttttgcataagttaaaatgaaaatcaatcagttttaaaaatattcaaataaagcatgcacgtgtgaaagatgacaatcaatcatcttttctatttataaaattttcaaacaaaatcatctttttttgcataagtcaaaaagaggattaatcactttgaaaaatattcaaataaagcatgcacatttaaaagatgacaatcaatcatctttaatattttcaaaattcaaacctttaattatGTTATGCACATGTGagagatgacaatcaatcatctttcaaaattttcatatttaatttttaaactatTCATGCAcaaatggaaaatatattttaatactttatgataaaattttaattttgagccttaatcctaatttcaagtttttaagagatttacaacattactctatgactttaatgtgaactattcccttcttgctcatgcttggttccttgatgtgcttgactccattgtgtaaacaacttgagtttgaaactcctttattatttgaattcatttgttattatcaaaatccatatgtagatatataattacacgaaacttaaaaccttaggttcaataatctccccattttttatgatgacaaatacttgatagaacttgaaacctgtattaatacttaaccTCCCCttagaatgtgcgttagtttttcaaataaaagtataaatataattcaaaacatatataacaagtttggcaattcaaacaatattaatattatagtctaaaacttctcccacttttgacatcattaaaaatgatcCGCGGCAAATAAATGGACTGAAAAAAACGGTGTATTAGTAGaaactatagatagttgaaaaattgaagctgcctgtgacccgacaagtgtggctggagatttgaacaaTCGTctaatgttgttgacaaacaagattaagggttctgagtttctataaaatcaatcttaaATTTCATCCAATTTGTatcaaatcttattctcatctttataactcatctgcatactttcaacattctcgctttacgcttttaattcttttctcaataagtcattcttctaacatttctctagatccatccatgaggtattttGTACCTCAACCTCCTATCCTTTCTACAGCtgtcattggtgccatgtttcagtaagaaaataataatttgactaataaatcATATTCCGATACTATCTACAACTTGAGTCTCGAGACTCGCTACTCCTCCTCTATAGTTACTTTTTCTCAGCGGTTACAAGCCAGAAACCATGAGattgaaaagcttaaaaaataaattgttgtatTTCAGCGAATtattcaagagtctcatacaagggaatgaatcgttcagcagaaaaataaatagttgaaatttctattggattcttcattccgcttgtcaATTCTCATGGATAAGGAtggcatgatattgtatgaagagaatgagcgtctcaaacataagactaagaatctcaagtttatgtaaaagtatttataaaaattttttctatttttattaattctggtttgtctttaagagatattcatagcatgtatcatacttatttctcttctaatcatacataatctatcttctggcaaaggttttgtaaaaatatctgttaactgatcgtgtgtgtttgtgaactctagtactatattacATTTcagcacatgatctcgaagaaaatgatatcttatttcaatatgcttaattCTAAAATgctgtattgggttctttgaaagattttatagcacttgtattatcacatttgattggaatgtgattatacatgaatttaaaatcttcaagttgttgattcataaaagaacttgagtacaacaactacccgcagcaataTATGCTTCCTCAACAGTAGATAatgtaacaaaattttatttttttactaaatcaggaaactagtgcatgacctaagaaatgacatgctccactagtgctttttcgatcaatTTTGCAACCAGTATAATCTACAACTGTATAGCTAGctaattagatcgaaagatgtgtggtTAGGGTACCATAACTTTAGctcaattgtaccactaagatatctaataatgcgcttaactgcaattaaatgagattcttctcgagatgattgaaagcgtgcacataagcacacactaaatataatatctggtctactggttgtcaaatataataagttaccaatcatacctcaatATACATTCGCGTCAACTGGATTACCGGattcatttttatcaagtttagtggatggactcattggtattccaatttccttaacaccttccatcccaaatttcttgagtaattccttaatatattttgactgaTTGATCAATGTCCCACTTGTTACTTGCTTGATTTGCAATCCAAAAAAGAATATAAGTTCTCCTATcatactcatttcaaattctttttgtataatcttagcaaaaacttgatacatattttcattagtagcaccgaatattatatcatcaacataaatctgaataaaaaaaatatcatcatttttgtgtttaatgaaaagagttgtgtcgattttttctcttgaaaaacctttttcagtcaagaaaccactgagtatCTTgcaccaagctctagg
This genomic interval from Carya illinoinensis cultivar Pawnee chromosome 10, C.illinoinensisPawnee_v1, whole genome shotgun sequence contains the following:
- the LOC122278295 gene encoding 40S ribosomal protein S23; translation: MGKTRGMGAGRKLKSHRRRQRWADKSYKKSHLGNEWKKPFAGSSHAKGIVLEKIGIEAKQPNSAIRKCARVQLIKNGKKIAAFVPNDGCLNYIEENDEVLIAGFGRKGHAVGDIPGVRFKVVKVSGVSLLALFKEKKEKPRS